ttatctCGGTAAAAATCCGACtcttaatgtttaaattatttttgaacaatATTCTGTACTGCTGCATCATCAAAGAGACAATTCAAAGAATGAGATCTGAGCTACTCTCTAGAGAAGTCCAGATCtcttttttgtgaattttcctcacaataatgtcaaacttaaagcggggagcacacactatTGCATAAGTgcataaccataagtataaggaaattgattgattcatttcgttaggcatatgtttgtggaccaatcaatttccttatacttatggttatgcgcttatgcaaaagtgtgtgctccccgcttaactCTGCACATTGAATTCAGGAACTTTTGTAATCATTTGATTGAAACATTATGGACCATCTTTTCTACAGCCTGAGATTGGCTTCTTTCGATTTTCATTTGTTTGGACCGCTGAAGAAACATTTTGAAGGAAAACGATTTTTATATGATGCAGCTATACAGAATGCTGTTCAAATATAGATTAAACATCAACAGTCGGATTTTTACTAAGAAGGAATCTTTAAATATGCCAAAATAAGTCAAGCGCATCAATCTTCTGAAGGACTACATTGAAAAGTCATTagcttaaattttaatacaataagtCCATACAATTTGTGCATAAATggtaaacaaaaattgtaataaattaagaaacttTACTTTTTGATCTActctaatataaacattatggaagaacttaataaatatgatactaaatattatatattatattaatataattacctcTTGAGGTTGTATTGTAGGTATTCGAAACTTCAAAGTCTTTCTAAGATAATGAGCGACGTCGAGAGAAAACGATTGATCGCCCggttgattattattttcaatatactgAACTTGTTGCGGCACAGTGTAACTCCAGCATGCCATTGTTTCGTCCATATTGGAATTCGATGAAAAGGGACACTGTTGCACGATTTGCCAATACCACGGCATGccgctaaaaatattattaatgcattgACAGAAATTTAATGCATCTGTTATTCGTAAGTAAAAGTATATGCACATTCCGAACTTACACAAAATGTAATGTTAAATGCGTATCCGGCATATGTTTCGACAAAGGTACAATGCAACTAATATTGTTAGGTGTATCCGGCGATGATGGCGAGCAATATCTTTGATCCAGAGAAGTGTTGAAATTTTTCGCCACCACGAATAATTGTGGTCTAGGTTCTGGTGGCAATGATCCCGCTGCGTTACTAGCAACTTCTCCCCAATCTCCACCAGTTTCTCGCCTTGCtcgtttatgtaaatatttgtaattaatctagaaaataatacatatgcatttgtatatttgttatgataaatatatctaaaagagatgataaatttatacaaaaatttatacctCTTTCACAAGTGTTTGAGTGCTAGGATTGGATGGACTAATACCATTTTGGAAACCTTTAGCTAATTTCCGTTTCTCTTCATGTGGCATGCTCAATGGCTGTTCTAAATGATCTGCTGAAAAGTAgtgaaatagaataaaaaataaatctctctatATTAGAGAgatttacatcttttttcCCCCCTTCTCATAATCTTAACCGTAATATATCTTGTCAAAATCATGACTTTGagtaatctataaaaaattttagttattgattatttattacacacacacacacatacacactcaccctccccccctcccccccacacacacgcacacgcaaaACATCATCAAAGCTAATAACGCCAAAGGATGTCAAGTATCCCAAGCTATTGAAATGGACTTGGATGCAGTATCAACAGGGGAAAACCGAAATACTAGCTTGTAGACAAGCAAAAAGTCGGATTTAATAGACTTTTGCATCTTAAAGGACATATCAAGGTAGAATTTTCGCTATGAATCATGCTATGAATAGTCATCTAATCGATATTGATAACAATGGGCTTCCGAgcacaaaaaaaatcaattaaatgcaAACTGCATAATCATAAAACAAACTGGATTTTTTTCCGCAAAAGTGTAGAAAACTCTGGATATTGAAgttgttctaaaaaaaatgatgatgaCATATTCATGGCGATTTAGAAACTTAATGATTGCAAGCTGCGTGGAAATCCATCCCAATATGCTCCATTTTCAATCTTACATCATAATGTTCATTAgttgttaaagaaataatggcaaaaaaaagaaaaatacgtaAGCTTTGGCAGCAAACAAGATCCAagcaaaaagattaaaaaatacatttattggaGTAAGAAATTAAGGAATACAAGAATACTTGAGAAACTTAGACATTAGTGCTGCCACAAATTACTCATTATGGAAGGCAACTAAGAAGATTAAACAACTATAACTCTCATCAGCATCATGATTATAATTGCATGTAAGTCTGTACACGGCTATCGTGACCGCCATCAATTTAAAACGCGGAATTGTAGCCCTTTCGGGCGCTATGTGAGATCTAGCACTCAAAAGACTAATATTTACCGCGTTTTCATATTCAATTCTCGTAAAAAGTAGCTGCGGCATACGCCAAACCGCTCACGtcgctaaatatatataacctcAAATCACTTTTGCCGAGTTTTCGCGGGATTTCAATCCGATTCAGCGCGGGTAAATCGTTCCGTCAATTCATGAATTTATTCGCTTGATTATCCGTGATCTTCGCATCCcaatctattttttctatcCATAATTCTTTCAGCAATAGCTTAGGTAACAAAGATATCGGGCATGAAGCCGATAGGATCGAATATTGTGCGCCGCGGATAAGATTACTCTTTTTGTTATAACATTCGGAGTTCAAATTTAATGCCTTCATAATCGACGTAGCTTCTGATATAAACGTTTCAATTCCTGCTTTGAATCTACACTCGTAACACAGTTATCAACGTAAAACAATTCCTTTAATTTTTCGGctgattttctattttcatttgtattttttagaaaagttgACAAATGTAGCTCAATAATTGCTGCTAATAAAAAGGGGCTGCAAGTTAAGTCGAATATTAAAAGACAATGACGCAAAATTTTTGCACCAAAAGTATCGGATaatgtgaaattaatattattttgcatggaaagttgcaaatttatataaaaacgcccgtttacattttcaatttttaatatgtttaaagatCTATGTATTTGTTAAATGTACGCGAGTGtatattgatgtaaaatttagttattatttaatccttTGCaacataatttgttttatttgctAAAACAAAGTATATGAGGATTTATAGGATCGCTAATTACAAATATgaagacaaaattaaaaaattcaaaatggaAAATCCAATATAGCagccaaataaaaaaattaactggCTTATAAatagtgtaaaatatatttctctagcAGAAGAAAAACATTCGGGCTCCCTGCTACTATCGACTCAATTCTATGACTTAGCTTTCAACTAATTGGTACTTTGCCACTGATTATGAGAATCACACACTGtttcatataattgtatttctccaaatatattctctctgctcggttatatatttctttttgaatcTTAGAATAgctgaaattttatatgtatgaattttcgagatttttaattttacagttaaaatttaaagatttaaaatgacGAATCTAAGAAAttcctgttttttttaaatataaataatatttaatatatgtatataaatatgtaaaatcataaatgaattaatatctatatgaaTTGTATCgaacattgaatttttcattgtcaGTCTATGTTCGATGTTTGATTTgtcaataactttttaataaacaacaaataacggagaaaaactttttgaaGATTACTAATTCGTGCgattaatattgtatgtttAGAGGAAAGGATACAATTAATGTATAGATTTACCAAATAAAGATTGTTATGCACTGTTGGGTTATTCTAATTTACATACGCTTGAAATtcaacataaagaaattgacatGAAACTTACAAATAGATTTCTTCTCTGGCGGATGATCAGGCTGGGGATCTTCTAACTGATGGATTTCAGCTGTGCAacaatatacctaaaaaacagtatttattcgaattaattaacaatattatatatatgcacatatatatatatatgcacatatatacatatgtatatgtatgtatattgttatatatgacaaaattttgttttttgaaaatcaatataatgataagtagactcaaattttgttgaaatattacataattttattgtaaactaTCATTTCAATCAAATCCatatttctgatataaaaaagatattcatatttttcagtttCATACATAGGATGTATCATAATTCATACTATCGAATATGCATGGCTGCACTTAATTTGGCGTATGGTTCATGGACATAGGCTTGCCTAAAAAAATAGcgctaattgatttttatttaaaaattcctttttcattaagtatcgcagaaaaaaatagttcaggattttttaaaattaattttaattatgtaatttagaGCGCAAATTATGATATCACCTACATgtgtaaacatatattatcacatattgtttacatttaatcattatatgaCGCACGATgtgtaacatataataattaaatataaataattgaatattaaatatatatattatataaattttattttatttttacttatgcgtatattatagatatataataaaaaacaatatataatactaaataataaatttatgatatatatttaataaatttttaataaatttaataaattttatccatATGTGTATAGgtatcaataattatcatgtatattatataataaacttatttgATTGaacttattttgtttttattgcattaatgcatataaattgttcattgatataaaacataattcatgcaaaaatttatattttataaatttaatttataaaatttttaatttataatattttttaatttataatatttttataatatttttaaataataggaTACACACAATTctatttttgctattaatcTGCtcacttaataataataacttctctATCAAATTTGTAGTCTTTATTCTTGCAGATAATAATTTACCTATAGCAAGCACTTGACAAGATCTACTCTCAACAGATTTGATTATTTgagattataattgtaaattatatgagtACCTGACATGAACTTTCGAGCTCAGTAAAATGTGCGGGACATTCTTCAGGTCTTCCTAAAGGAATTGGACCTTTATTAGTGGGTGAGGAATCTACATCTGAGCTTTGATCGTTTTCATCTACGTTACTAGGAACAGCGCCCGCGCCATTTCTACTGAGCCAGTTTCCAGGAAATTCGCTGAAAGATACATTACAAATGTAacagttttaataaatctgtacacaatgaaatattttttttataacaaatataaaaaaatgtactaacttatttttttcaagcttAGGTTGAGAACCCGGATGGCTTATCGGATACCATGTTATTTCTTGAGAATACAACTGTTGTTTTGTGTGAGGAGGTGGTGTCGTCAGGGAATTACTTTTGACAGATAATCCTCCCTCTAATCCTCTTGTGTAAGATGCATGCTTTGTATATAAAGGAGATAATGTACTAtgcaataatgaattatatcgGTGCTCATAATTAGAAGTCGTGGACATCGTCGATGGATGAGCTGGATCAATAGCCAACATTCCATTGCTTGCCATGGTGGACCATTCAATGCTACTACGTTTCTGGTATTCCAAGAAATATAAGGTTGCCATTGCAACTaggctaaaaatttaaaaaattttaatatcaatattaattagaagatattttatagaaattaaattggatTAATCCTCGCcgataaattgaatttcttatttaacaatatttatctagataaacatatctaaactataaaataacaacatacaacatatattcttattcaAAAACAggtaaaattctattaaaattctaaagatCCGAACTAATCCAGCGTGTTATTGACAGTAATAAATTTGCCATATCGAGGATTAAAAATACTATCATGAATTAAGGAAATAAACAATTACCAAAATGCCATGATGAGAATaagtataacaataataatttgaataaatttattactgcAGAGAagttcttcctctctttcgagTCTTTTCGTCTTTCCATGTAAAGACGACTTATTATTGATAGaagatgaatatttattgccCGATATACTGGATACTGTACTGATGGAGCTCTTTAGACTATCGCCCCGTTTCAATTTTGCTAatcgtttatttattctctctaaTTGATCTATTCTCGTTTCTAGACTATCTGTCACCTGTAATaaagtcatatatatttagataaaggatattatatagataaaggacattatataaatttattcattatataaatttatttattaataatgtatatatttatgtagtaTATCATGCGAAATTCATTGGATGTATCCTTTCAATAGCAGACTTTTTAAGCAATTTGAAATCGTTTTTTCCTTGGCAAAAATGTTGAtgcagattattattttttgtaaattttgaattttttctaattttgttaAACATATGTACAAGTTGTTTTACATAAAGTATTACAAAACGTTTTCCTCGAAACTTGACATTGTAATCAAAAAATAcgacaaaatttatagattagaATAAGTATAACAATgacaatttgaataaatttattactgcAGAGaaattcttcctctctttcgagTCTTATGTACATGTTTtttgagaaaggaaaaaagtaataattttgaattttaaataagattattttttaaggtcATGTGAAGGTAaacatagttttttttttaataaaattttttaaataaaattactaatttatttatacaaatcgaTTTCTTGTAATATTCGGCGTTAAAAATTGTAGGGACAGGATGGTCAAAAATCGAATAGtttgcgagatattttatattttaatttgacataattttacGTAAACTACATGAAATCGTAAAATGTTCATTTTTCGATTATCTtgcttgaatatttttatgcacaaaataataagGGATATTAATtggtgtaaaaaaatacagttgtttttaagaaaaaatataaatttaataatttgaaataagcAGCtacaaattacaataatcAGCTATCTAAGCTTTAaattctattgaaaaaaattctattgaaataaattccaactaaaattaactataatatttggttaagtatgtatttttttaaatcttttaatttagttttgtgaaaagtacttttttaaatcgtgTATAACtcgaatattattgaattattgctTTGACATTTTCGCTAAGGAAAAATCGTGTCCGAATTTGTCTCTAGAAAATCTGTTATTAAATGGATGGCATTTTGATTATTCTGGAACtatctgtatatgtatatactatatatgtatatataaacatatatatatatatatatgtatatatgtatatatatatttacatatatatatatgtatatatgtatttgatatatatatatatatatatatatatatatatatatatatacagggtccggcgtcaatcgcatcaccggtcgtgcaggtagagcagataaaactaaaaagaaaagttctttactatttttgtaataatttcgagaaattaattaaaaaagatcgaccCATTCGCGTGAGTATAAGCGTGCGGCGAGAAAGAACGGCCCAAAAACAACCCAAAAATTTGTGGTCGCTAGGCGCGCGACAAAATTTTAGGCGGAGCTCTCTACAAATGACAACGATTACATACGAGCGATACATAACAATGGATTCTCGCCTCCTAGCAACAATGGATTGTGCCTTTTTACTGCGCGCTTATACTCACGAATTggtcgatcttttttaattaatttctcgaaatttattacaaaaatagcaaaatggTACAATACTTATGTCTTCAGTTTTACCTGCTCTACTTGCACACGaccggtgatgcgattgaagccggacaccctgtatgtatatgtacaggGTCTCCGATAATAATCGCCCCACCGGAAATGTGCAAGTAGAGTGAATTAAACtgattatgtttaattttaaaaatgtcgccagtaaataaattaataaacaagtatttccgacacacattgtaaatcgttatatttgtaagagactgaatttttgaaacaccggAGCAGTAGCATTCTAGGTGATGGGGAAATTGATACAGACAAACCCTCCTACATCGCACTACCGTTTGTCGAAGGCTTGAGTGACGATGTTGGtcggttgcttaaaaatatgggactgacagtggtttacaatatacctaaaaaattaaattcactgattaaacgcggcaaggatagtttgcctattagcaatagaacggaggttgtttacaaaataaattgtaagaattgtagcgcttcgtatattggccagacaaaaagacacttaagcacccgagtcaaggaacattgtaataatataaaaatgcacgaaagtaatttatccgtaatcagcaaacacaaattaaaatttgatcatgacttcgattggtcagcgcctgatattctacataacgaaaacatgtaagaaagagagaaatagctgaaatgtttttattaaaaatttgacaacactattaattcccaaaagatacagagaatttaaacaacatatacgataaattaataaaggtcgtttagttgatctcagtattccaaacatagtggttgacacaatgtcagtttgacatttcgattttctctttctacttttaattataacgtaagttgcttaatcttattttttctttgtaacatgactatcattatttattgtattgtaattttagtttcacttgataaggaccaaaaccatatggtcgaaacgtcaagtgatataataatcaaacaataaattgccagtttggtcgtataaacacttgtttatgaATTAAACTGAGTTGAAAAGTTTCTGtaccattttgcgatttttgcaataattgagaaattaattaaaaaagatcggccAATGCACGCGAATATTTAGCACGTTGCGAGAAAGGACGGCCCTCGCGGCATCGCGGTTATTAGGCGCGCCGTGAAGGAGGGGCGAGAGGAGCGGATAACAACGTTTACATACGAGCGTCGCAAAATAGTAACCGCGATGCTGCGAGGGCCGTCCTTTCTCGTAGCGCGCTAAATATTCGCGTGCATTggccgatcttttttaattaatttctcaataattattgcgaaaatcgcaaaatggtacaggacttttctactCAGTTTAATTCACTCTACCTGCACATTTCCGGTGGAGCGattattatcggacaccctgtatatatatatatatatatatatatatatatatatatatatatacaaggtgtcctagaccacccttttctttcaaaaactaagcattttagagcaaaacgttttgaataaaaattgtatggttttgaggggaacataagattgTGTCACTATACAAAGGGttggtctaggacaccctatatatatatatatatatatatatatatatatatatatatatatatattaggttGGCAactaagtttttttaaattttaacattccgcatgtcattaaatgtttttgacataatgttttaaatcatTCGAAAGAGGATGTTTTGTTCTACCGGAATCTATGTTTTTTTTGTTCGagtttatttatgttaattttcagATCATTAAAATGGAATGTCAAGTTGAGAAAAATGAGCATTTTCGACACCTCcttctttttgcttttacTCAAGGTTCTAAGGCCGCAAAAGCTCGGATTTCCACCTCTTTCGATTTCTTTCAAATGCGCGgagttttgtttaatattggTGCAGAATTGAGAGCTTGGTTGGATGAATTTTTCGAGTCGAAACCGGGTGATTTCTACCAACGAGGTATTGAAAATCTTGTTGAACGTTGGGAAGAAGTAAACAACAAGggagaatatattattgattaattatttgttaatttttattgaaaaataaccttttaaaaaatttaaaaaaacggcGGGAACTTGTTGCCAAcccaatatataatattatatgtatgtaatattgtataaaatattttttgagatcCTACCTTACATAATTCCTTGACGGCGCCAacattttccataaatatccTCTCTTTATTTACCACcaagaaattttctattctctGACCATTTGGTAGAACAATATCACCTGCCGGCAGCACAGCTTCCGGTAGAATTTGTTGAACTTCTTGCGCTATGACACCAGTGTCTTCCTGTTTTACATCCAGACCCGAGTGTTGCGCGAATTCCGGAGCATATCGATAACGAACAACGCGCAACTGTTGTACATTTCGTAGTTGTTCACGCGTATCCACTTCTTGAACACTTTGCTTGGCCCTTGCATCGCTAGGTTGAACGATATGACCTGTTAcctttaacaaatttaatttccaatttaATTCTTGAATGGTATTGAATTTCACGTGAAAGAAAACGTGAAACgggtatttatattattgatataatcaaagctttagagagaaaattaaataaaaatatttaaaaaaatatttttatatatattaaaatcatgatTGTTTTAGAGATGTAAATAATTctctcgtatatttttttttttatttgaataacagttttgattataaattatattacgtaaaCAACTTTTCATCtctaaataagaatattcaaataatatatttttgttatctatTGTTTATAACATAACAatgtttatatgatataaataatgatataaataaaattcttttacacattgattaaaaagagatattttatacaaggTGTTTTAACTAATGcattttgatatcttttttgtaacttgtcatagacaaaaaatttttagataaaagttttgtatacagaataatgaaatgaataaattgatgcaaagaacaaataattgtttttaataaaaatacattataaataattattgtacatactttttcttaaaacaattattttctttacaccaattcatttatttcattattttattatatatatttcattatacataaaagtattatggtaagaatatcaaaaattaaatattttacaagatatttttatcaaaatatgtcagaataaaatatagaataacttaaaaagtacttaataaaaaaatatttgcttttattatagtgttttgaaaagctctatatatatgtacaaaataaaaagtaaataaaaatataaatatttgttattgtatACGATTTGTTATTGtatacgtaaatataattattgtttaccaataaacaatatttattacaaataggTAAAACTTTCAAAGTTGGGCCTATATGCCGATgaccttgaccttgacatatgttgtcaaggaggTTTTTCTAAGTTATTCTACGTAAAAGTTAAGTGGCGGATAGCATTAGTTTAgaaaatatagcaaaataaagtttcaaaTGGACACCACTCCCTTCTTACAGCGCAAAAAGAGGTATACAGGgaaacttttgacacacccaAAGTGTAAAGATAGATTAGACCTAACTGAGTCAAAAAgttctgtaccattttgtaaaattcgcaataattattgcgtcattaattaaaatatgtgagctaatgagcaCATTGGAAAGTGGTAGGCCGGTATCGGCAGGCATGTGCGATGATTACTTGTGTACATTTCTTAGCAACGAAGGCATTATCTAAGCAAGAGATGACTGCGTGACTCCACTTCccttaaagatttttaattgttgcattatatttcatattatattaatattcatatattgataatgatataataatgcatattatattgatatattgctataatatattgataataataatcttgcaaATTCTTATTTCACATCGGGCACgccaaatatttgtatgttgttTTAATCTTCATccttttcgtttttatttaatatattatacaaaatatttatttggggGAGAGagcatataataatgtaatttcttgatagaaataaaatgcattttaattttctccagagaatctataatatttctataattgcaagattgattttatgacaaatatttcaaattacaactCTTTACAAACTAAACTTTCTACTGAACCAGTTTCTATGTACTTGGCTAGTTAactattgatttcatatttttgtttccatagttttgatttttattttttaagtggaaattattttctaaggaaaaattcttttaaaagttatttttttagagaaaaaattaaaagttttgtaattttttgtgtactagttaggattttttttatagactgatgtatttttttctacctttgtaaagtttttttagaGGGATCTTACtgttttttgttataactgttttttataaagaataatattttttttggaaataattgttttttataaaaatttattttttttctgcgaaatttaaaaattattttttagggataaatatctaaatttttgttattaattttttgcatacaagttaggtttttttttatatacttggcgtattttttttacttttgtaaaattttcttttaattagtataatagtatattaataaatcacgaAATTAATATCTGCTTTGATAAATAGCATTCGCTTatgaattgttaaataatttaattgtagagattaaattgtaaatatcttttaagaaCTTTTGCGATCACGTGTAATAAGTCGGTCCCACACACATCGCGAATATTTGCGAGTAAAGGCATTCACGAGTAACGTGGGACTGAGCACTCGGAGTATTTCGTTACTAGTGCTCGTGCTCGCTCTTTTCTCGCTTTCCCAATTAGCGGTAAACTGTCGCGAATCAAAggaaaattgtatatgtaGCGTGTATATGAGTAACGGAATGTACGAGTAGTCTGGGAGATCTACATTCGGCATCGGCCAAAATCGCGCATAATCGCACTCGTGAATATTCGCGATGTGTATGGGACCGGCTATAAGATACGTACTATGACGACACACGAAACTATTGCCTATTCGCTCTcactgtataaattataataaagtgagACATTCCACATACAAAACAATAACGCTATATAAATAACAGCCGCGCACCAAAAAAGTACCGACGCATGACTTTGTTTATATCACGATCTTCTATATAGGTCTGGGCACTCCGCTACCCCCGCTCCAGATTTTGTGTAGCACAAAAATCGGGCATTGTTTCTGCTCTTTGCCACGACGCTACAATCAGGCGGGTCGGTGTGCAAAAGAGAAAACCAGA
This portion of the Cataglyphis hispanica isolate Lineage 1 chromosome 10, ULB_Chis1_1.0, whole genome shotgun sequence genome encodes:
- the LOC126852233 gene encoding myelin regulatory factor-like protein isoform X1 — protein: MDVIGDGDEQTLQAILGRGDFVGGIDNEALDFSQLEDFINSDSEQPATYFADTLAHNENGGGTAPHNGRIEAPTSQPVVAQQQQSSPRLPSPQMTHPVSIACISGTTTVPNNNGGYKDPQSYVHPENIAFSRHALPESPPDSGSEPPYSPQGHNDTQHVHSPHQKAALQEILIHHQNNPYPPNLLPSSPRALPSTTTDPLLLTPALTSHLTSGTSSLPTQPQIGSSLIPLSHEHSPTGINTLYPSLQSAPKKRKLSQDGLIHVKQEPELGTVEHSCSSSSAVLDSDEVTDNNYIDASYQCIRFHPFQQTSWHVLCDHNLKELPIPHYRVDADKGFNFSNSDDAFVCQKKNHFQITCHSQLQGEAIFVRTGEGLKKISGFQLHFYGVKVESPSQTIRVEQSQSDRSKKPFHPVTYWCYRVELSSERVTKVTVGRLHFSETTSNNMRKKGKPNPDQRYFHLVVGLHAHTADQASYQVVAHASERIIVRASNPGQFESEGSGVGAEGGWQRGAAPDSVYHAGRVGINTDRPDEALVVHGNMKVTGHIVQPSDARAKQSVQEVDTREQLRNVQQLRVVRYRYAPEFAQHSGLDVKQEDTGVIAQEVQQILPEAVLPAGDIVLPNGQRIENFLVVNKERIFMENVGAVKELCKVTDSLETRIDQLERINKRLAKLKRGDSLKSSISTVSSISGNKYSSSINNKSSLHGKTKRLEREEELLCSNKFIQIIIVILILIMAFCLVAMATLYFLEYQKRSSIEWSTMASNGMLAIDPAHPSTMSTTSNYEHRYNSLLHSTLSPLYTKHASYTRGLEGGLSVKSNSLTTPPPHTKQQLYSQEITWYPISHPGSQPKLEKNNEFPGNWLSRNGAGAVPSNVDENDQSSDVDSSPTNKGPIPLGRPEECPAHFTELESSCQVYCCTAEIHQLEDPQPDHPPEKKSISDHLEQPLSMPHEEKRKLAKGFQNGISPSNPSTQTLVKEINYKYLHKRARRETGGDWGEVASNAAGSLPPEPRPQLFVVAKNFNTSLDQRYCSPSSPDTPNNISCIVPLSKHMPDTHLTLHFVGMPWYWQIVQQCPFSSNSNMDETMACWSYTVPQQVQYIENNNQPGDQSFSLDVAHYLRKTLKFRIPTIQPQENICRNKHGVDYLEFILHFYRDCDEQ
- the LOC126852233 gene encoding myelin regulatory factor-like protein isoform X3; protein product: MDVIGDGDEQTLQAILGRGDFVGGIDNEALDFSQLEDFINSDSEQPATYFADTLAHNENGGGTAPHNGRIEAPTSQPVVAQQQQSSPRLPSPQMTHPVSIACISGTTTVPNNNGGYKDPQSYVHPENIAFSRHALPESPPDSGSEPPYSPQGHNDTQHVHSPHQKAALQEILIHHQNNPYPPNLLPSSPRALPSTTTDPLLLTPALTSHLTSGTSSLPTQPQIGSSLIPLSHEHSPTGINTLYPSLQSAPKKRKLSQDGLIHVKQEPELGTVEHSCSSSSAVLDSDEVTDNNYIDASYQCIRFHPFQQTSWHVLCDHNLKELPIPHYRVDADKGFNFSNSDDAFVCQKKNHFQITCHSQLQGEAIFVRTGEGLKKISGFQLHFYGVKVESPSQTIRVEQSQSDRSKKPFHPVTVELSSERVTKVTVGRLHFSETTSNNMRKKGKPNPDQRYFHLVVGLHAHTADQASYQVVAHASERIIVRASNPGQFESEGSGVGAEGGWQRGAAPDSVYHAGRVGINTDRPDEALVVHGNMKVTGHIVQPSDARAKQSVQEVDTREQLRNVQQLRVVRYRYAPEFAQHSGLDVKQEDTGVIAQEVQQILPEAVLPAGDIVLPNGQRIENFLVVNKERIFMENVGAVKELCKVTDSLETRIDQLERINKRLAKLKRGDSLKSSISTVSSISGNKYSSSINNKSSLHGKTKRLEREEELLCSNKFIQIIIVILILIMAFCLVAMATLYFLEYQKRSSIEWSTMASNGMLAIDPAHPSTMSTTSNYEHRYNSLLHSTLSPLYTKHASYTRGLEGGLSVKSNSLTTPPPHTKQQLYSQEITWYPISHPGSQPKLEKNNEFPGNWLSRNGAGAVPSNVDENDQSSDVDSSPTNKGPIPLGRPEECPAHFTELESSCQVYCCTAEIHQLEDPQPDHPPEKKSISDHLEQPLSMPHEEKRKLAKGFQNGISPSNPSTQTLVKEINYKYLHKRARRETGGDWGEVASNAAGSLPPEPRPQLFVVAKNFNTSLDQRYCSPSSPDTPNNISCIVPLSKHMPDTHLTLHFVGMPWYWQIVQQCPFSSNSNMDETMACWSYTVPQQVQYIENNNQPGDQSFSLDVAHYLRKTLKFRIPTIQPQENICRNKHGVDYLEFILHFYRDCDEQ